A stretch of Aeromicrobium tamlense DNA encodes these proteins:
- a CDS encoding helix-turn-helix domain-containing protein — translation MTSADAAAHLGVAEGTVSSWRARGVGPRHLTLARRVHLYRAEDLDSWRKLNAGS, via the coding sequence TTGACCAGCGCCGACGCTGCGGCGCACCTCGGCGTAGCGGAGGGGACCGTGTCATCGTGGCGCGCGAGGGGGGTCGGTCCACGACACCTCACTCTTGCTCGAAGGGTCCACTTGTACCGCGCCGAGGACCTCGACAGCTGGAGGAAGCTCAACGCAGGCAGCTGA
- a CDS encoding DUF262 domain-containing protein has translation MSKVSETMKGEQISLRELIDGNICFEIPTYQRTYEWTAEDWRRLFADVLAQESPTDVGGKFKPKHFMGTVLTETSSSSVKRATFSLVDGQQRFVTLALLSAAIRHRALEESGGDPEADGTSWFTHAPAGIEPMLRLVPQRSDRMDFEAAIGGQWRDVISARMGNESAIWQAYSYFRFLLALGRDAEPMLLSANTKVLDRLPMISISKFDPANVESQWIEKLESIEAARPGEGLPPGARKPWNLTHLQSAVNERLFFYNLQRGSNDEDTSIIFETINASGKGLFPLDLVKNSIFMRISDPANREEVFDKYWHPAEERLSKTTWPKKRAPYQDVFLYDYLIGSGEHSRQGSLSQARGYSHFLRKVDSDVPRTAKDYDARLDTFLREEFFPAAAVWPVAVGAAESVMFEGKTRKVPKAALSRISSLMAVSAGPPVPMVMIALVRWLRKDAGWTDSGLNTALAAVDSYVTRAAVCLSGISNLRSSFMVICGKLPGYGGTLSVAEFKLPLKAAADSDSDVRRAFLELDLYAKMKSDALMAVFRGIEAALTKAGGPHAIESEIYSIEHVFPQDSRRWAPDFAKWGLSASDIERLGARLHCIGNLTPITRPHNSSLRNKPYAEKKVGIKQDAAGLKVHKGILTSQSWTSKQIDTRGKVLAEAFIKQWPKP, from the coding sequence TTGAGCAAAGTCTCGGAAACTATGAAGGGCGAGCAGATCTCGCTGAGGGAACTGATCGATGGCAACATCTGCTTCGAAATTCCGACCTATCAACGCACGTACGAGTGGACTGCAGAAGACTGGCGGCGGTTGTTCGCAGACGTGCTTGCACAGGAGTCGCCAACCGATGTCGGCGGGAAATTCAAGCCGAAGCACTTCATGGGTACCGTCCTGACCGAGACGAGCTCATCATCAGTCAAACGGGCCACCTTCTCCCTCGTCGACGGTCAGCAGCGGTTTGTGACACTCGCCCTCCTGTCTGCCGCCATCCGCCACCGGGCGCTCGAGGAGTCCGGCGGCGATCCCGAAGCTGACGGCACGAGTTGGTTCACCCATGCGCCGGCTGGCATCGAGCCCATGTTGCGTCTAGTGCCACAACGTTCCGACCGGATGGACTTCGAAGCAGCAATCGGCGGTCAATGGCGAGATGTGATTTCCGCGCGGATGGGTAACGAGTCAGCTATCTGGCAGGCGTACTCGTATTTCCGATTCCTGCTTGCGCTTGGTAGGGATGCCGAACCGATGCTTCTTTCAGCGAATACGAAGGTCCTCGACAGGCTGCCTATGATCTCAATTTCGAAGTTCGACCCTGCGAACGTGGAATCCCAATGGATCGAGAAGCTCGAGTCAATTGAAGCCGCTAGGCCGGGCGAAGGACTGCCTCCGGGCGCGCGGAAGCCGTGGAACCTGACGCACCTTCAGTCGGCAGTCAATGAAAGGCTGTTCTTCTACAACTTGCAGCGCGGATCGAACGACGAAGACACTTCGATCATCTTCGAAACGATCAATGCCTCCGGCAAGGGCCTATTTCCCTTGGACCTCGTTAAGAACAGCATTTTCATGAGGATCTCCGACCCCGCCAATCGAGAAGAGGTCTTCGATAAATACTGGCATCCCGCCGAAGAAAGATTGAGCAAGACGACGTGGCCGAAGAAGCGCGCTCCCTACCAGGACGTCTTCCTGTACGACTACCTAATCGGCTCCGGCGAGCACTCGCGGCAGGGATCACTCAGCCAAGCGCGCGGCTACAGTCACTTCCTGCGGAAAGTCGACAGCGACGTCCCTCGAACCGCGAAAGACTATGACGCTCGATTGGACACCTTCCTACGCGAGGAGTTCTTCCCCGCGGCAGCCGTCTGGCCGGTTGCTGTGGGAGCAGCCGAGTCGGTGATGTTCGAAGGAAAGACGAGAAAGGTACCGAAAGCCGCACTTAGCCGGATCAGCTCTCTGATGGCTGTCTCCGCGGGCCCGCCGGTTCCGATGGTCATGATCGCCTTGGTTCGCTGGCTACGGAAGGACGCAGGATGGACCGACAGCGGCCTTAACACCGCGCTCGCCGCAGTTGACTCTTACGTGACGCGGGCGGCCGTCTGCCTGTCAGGAATTTCCAATCTCCGCAGCAGCTTCATGGTCATCTGCGGGAAGCTTCCGGGATACGGCGGAACACTGAGCGTGGCCGAGTTCAAGCTTCCCTTGAAGGCCGCGGCAGACTCCGACTCAGATGTCCGTAGGGCGTTCTTGGAGCTTGATCTGTACGCAAAAATGAAATCAGATGCTCTCATGGCCGTCTTTCGAGGAATCGAGGCCGCACTTACGAAGGCGGGCGGACCGCACGCTATCGAATCTGAGATTTACAGCATTGAACACGTCTTCCCTCAGGACTCACGCCGCTGGGCTCCGGATTTCGCGAAGTGGGGTCTATCTGCGTCGGATATCGAACGCCTTGGGGCCCGGCTGCATTGCATCGGAAATCTCACTCCCATCACCCGACCGCACAACAGTTCATTGCGCAACAAGCCCTACGCAGAGAAGAAGGTCGGAATCAAGCAGGACGCCGCTGGGCTAAAGGTTCATAAAGGCATCCTGACTTCTCAGTCGTGGACCTCGAAGCAAATCGACACTCGCGGCAAGGTGCTGGCGGAAGCCTTTATCAAGCAGTGGCCGAAGCCATGA
- a CDS encoding NACHT domain-containing protein: protein MIGSEVSLDVDDVGVVLSDGGMILIQAKAGLKRLDIRAPDLVSAVDQVISAFREGLPFEPHRLFDVKRDRLIIATTSASSSAFEALSTVCARARFHPAKRPIADVAVNGREEAALSRLLSIVRNRWKVASGGALPEDHELRSLLRVLEFKRYDFDADGIDRTRINQELVTSSHSSPFDRLVAEGIDCATSRSWRSPDAIRSAISMPRATRDAHMDRATLQRLTTQSLGSLSRHTTLPVPEGSITVEREIPSGIAEDPDNLLVVGGPGTGKTGVLAKLAESTRGDKVVLVVDNVPTDRAVATLQWGLSSDLAEVLRGWTGEDPATLYLDGLDAHRTGASWLATVVNELQGTRWRVVATVRRFELLHSPVWRQTFKGTPLSPTDLDPSPVLKDVRHLAIGDFNASELSQVREQSPGVDNFFVATGSSNFVELISNPFNLSLACELLCDLDAASIARFQTRAELLGAYWEERITSGEGALGRIQAVHDLARRMIRSRSLRASIQEIEPQLLEHVEGLLGRGVLVEGARTGRLLPAATLEFAHHVIFDYAVAAAVLAPAGLARVLEEDPNLVVFARPSIDLLIADLWSADPNRETYWDTAIVLVQASKPLAVAAMAIHAIREMTEGNDFRRLVANTNALPEATASIVQHLATAMSALSNEERAQLRQDRLDTIDQLVGAIYAAWASSQSRPNEIAVALARLIWEVRRLSPLPRNGEEAKAHAAAIEGLLSFAQADPAAREWLGARALEAVADSIAMLPGTPAVVGKCLDPPVTQFWGLLPLRPLLSRLGEIAAVDDDLATGIVEAVYSFDATEEKSVSLGGAILSLVESWRQAHEMLYYVIATEGWRDLCIASPRKSVRTLGRVLQNESRETRTFTVCNEHAAGSIEAYGFPLDLSRTQHLDDLVRISVEEIASRARSQIDVSPEINEWIASVSNPSAWTALLSEALSNAALAVTVAPVLTHSRGLLESPDTRRACIDLIRVASPLMTESDHRDLERQVHQLATAWPSGDKRRVWLEEARDQALVVMASEQLRDPASVKRLQELETLGMPSEAAGPTSFTSTVTSVDEGELWADLSGVDKDAVSKTVMEILRRASELTNGNSSPSDTWASLADVIALAGSQTEQVQVVEHARYLAASHAANLSKIADCNESQSRYLAKVAVALLGGDDLPPWME from the coding sequence TTGATCGGCTCGGAGGTCTCGCTGGACGTCGATGACGTCGGCGTCGTTCTGAGCGACGGGGGCATGATCCTCATCCAGGCAAAAGCAGGACTCAAACGGCTAGATATTCGAGCGCCGGACCTAGTGTCCGCGGTCGACCAGGTGATCTCTGCCTTTCGCGAGGGTCTGCCGTTCGAGCCGCACCGGCTGTTCGACGTCAAGAGAGATCGGCTGATAATTGCGACCACGTCTGCGTCAAGTTCGGCCTTCGAGGCGCTGAGCACGGTATGCGCTCGAGCCAGGTTTCATCCTGCGAAGCGTCCCATCGCAGACGTCGCAGTGAACGGCAGAGAGGAAGCCGCGCTTTCGCGGTTGCTCAGCATTGTGCGCAATCGGTGGAAGGTCGCGTCTGGCGGAGCCTTGCCTGAGGACCACGAGCTGCGATCGCTCCTCAGGGTGCTCGAATTCAAGCGCTACGACTTTGATGCCGATGGGATAGATCGAACTCGGATCAATCAAGAATTGGTGACGAGCTCGCACAGCTCCCCATTCGATCGGCTGGTAGCCGAGGGCATCGATTGCGCTACCTCCAGGAGCTGGCGTTCGCCTGACGCGATTCGAAGCGCCATTTCAATGCCTCGTGCGACACGCGATGCTCACATGGACCGAGCCACTCTGCAGCGCTTGACTACCCAGTCGCTAGGTTCGCTCAGTAGACATACCACTCTCCCAGTGCCCGAGGGTTCGATCACCGTGGAGAGAGAGATCCCGTCCGGAATCGCCGAGGACCCCGACAATCTCTTGGTTGTTGGAGGGCCAGGCACGGGAAAAACTGGTGTGCTGGCGAAGCTGGCTGAATCGACCCGCGGCGACAAGGTGGTGTTGGTCGTTGACAATGTCCCAACAGACCGGGCAGTCGCAACGCTTCAGTGGGGGTTAAGTAGCGACCTCGCGGAGGTCCTTCGTGGATGGACTGGCGAAGATCCCGCGACGCTCTATCTCGACGGGCTCGACGCCCACCGTACTGGCGCGTCATGGCTAGCGACGGTTGTCAACGAGCTTCAGGGGACTCGGTGGCGAGTAGTAGCCACGGTGCGGCGTTTCGAGTTGCTACATAGCCCCGTTTGGCGGCAAACGTTCAAGGGAACTCCGCTCTCACCTACGGACTTAGATCCCTCGCCCGTACTGAAGGACGTTCGGCACTTGGCGATTGGCGACTTCAACGCGAGTGAGCTGTCACAGGTGCGGGAGCAGAGTCCCGGTGTCGACAATTTCTTTGTGGCTACGGGGTCCTCTAACTTCGTCGAACTTATCTCGAATCCGTTCAACCTTTCGCTTGCGTGCGAGTTGCTTTGTGACCTCGACGCAGCGAGCATCGCCAGGTTCCAGACGCGAGCGGAGCTGCTGGGCGCCTACTGGGAAGAAAGGATCACGAGCGGGGAAGGGGCACTCGGGCGCATACAGGCCGTCCATGACCTCGCGCGGAGGATGATTCGGTCCCGCTCCTTGCGTGCCAGCATTCAAGAGATAGAGCCGCAGCTCCTCGAGCATGTGGAGGGTCTGCTCGGTCGCGGCGTCCTGGTCGAGGGCGCTCGCACCGGACGCCTGCTTCCCGCCGCTACGTTGGAATTCGCGCATCACGTGATCTTCGACTACGCCGTGGCTGCCGCGGTACTCGCGCCGGCCGGTCTCGCACGCGTTCTTGAGGAAGACCCGAACCTCGTCGTATTCGCGAGGCCCTCTATCGACCTGTTGATCGCAGATCTTTGGTCAGCAGACCCGAATCGGGAGACCTACTGGGATACGGCGATCGTGCTCGTTCAAGCATCAAAGCCGCTAGCGGTCGCAGCTATGGCGATACACGCGATCCGCGAGATGACCGAGGGTAACGATTTTCGGCGGCTGGTAGCGAATACGAACGCACTTCCAGAAGCGACTGCCAGTATCGTGCAGCATCTAGCAACCGCCATGAGCGCGTTAAGCAACGAGGAGCGAGCCCAGCTTCGGCAGGATCGGCTCGACACGATCGATCAACTTGTTGGAGCGATCTACGCCGCTTGGGCAAGCTCTCAGTCCAGGCCGAATGAGATAGCGGTGGCACTTGCCCGGCTCATCTGGGAGGTTCGCCGCCTCAGTCCCCTGCCTCGAAACGGTGAGGAGGCGAAAGCGCACGCAGCAGCCATCGAGGGGCTCCTGAGCTTCGCGCAGGCTGATCCTGCGGCCCGTGAATGGCTTGGCGCACGCGCATTGGAAGCGGTCGCAGACTCTATTGCGATGCTTCCAGGTACACCCGCTGTTGTCGGCAAGTGCTTAGATCCGCCCGTCACCCAGTTCTGGGGACTTCTTCCTCTTCGACCGCTGCTTTCCCGGCTGGGCGAGATCGCTGCCGTGGACGACGACCTTGCCACCGGGATAGTCGAGGCCGTATACAGCTTCGACGCGACCGAGGAGAAGTCCGTTTCGCTAGGTGGCGCGATCCTCTCGCTCGTCGAATCATGGCGCCAGGCCCACGAGATGCTCTACTACGTGATTGCGACAGAGGGATGGCGCGATCTATGCATCGCTTCCCCCCGGAAGTCCGTCCGCACACTGGGGCGCGTGCTGCAGAACGAGTCTCGCGAGACAAGGACTTTCACCGTATGCAACGAACATGCCGCGGGATCGATTGAGGCGTACGGATTTCCACTGGATCTCTCGCGTACGCAGCACCTTGACGACTTGGTGAGAATCAGCGTGGAAGAGATCGCTTCACGAGCAAGATCACAGATCGACGTTAGTCCTGAGATCAACGAGTGGATCGCATCGGTAAGCAATCCCAGTGCGTGGACGGCCCTTCTGTCGGAGGCGCTTTCGAATGCCGCGCTCGCGGTAACTGTGGCCCCGGTGCTGACTCACTCGCGGGGCCTCCTCGAATCGCCAGACACCCGACGCGCATGCATCGATCTCATCCGCGTGGCAAGCCCACTCATGACTGAGTCGGACCACAGAGACCTCGAAAGACAGGTGCATCAACTAGCAACTGCTTGGCCGAGTGGCGACAAGAGACGTGTCTGGCTTGAGGAGGCTCGCGATCAGGCTCTTGTCGTCATGGCCTCCGAGCAGCTTCGCGATCCGGCCTCGGTCAAACGCCTCCAGGAGCTCGAAACACTAGGAATGCCTAGCGAAGCCGCGGGTCCTACGTCATTCACGAGCACAGTGACGTCTGTCGATGAAGGAGAGCTTTGGGCCGACTTATCGGGGGTCGACAAGGACGCCGTGAGCAAGACCGTAATGGAGATCTTGAGACGAGCTTCTGAGCTCACGAATGGCAACTCCAGTCCGTCTGACACCTGGGCCTCACTCGCGGACGTCATCGCCTTAGCAGGGAGTCAGACCGAACAGGTGCAAGTTGTTGAGCATGCCAGGTACTTGGCGGCGTCCCACGCAGCTAACCTCAGCAAGATCGCAGACTGCAATGAGTCTCAGAGCAGGTACCTCGCCAAAGTTGCAGTTGCCCTTCTTGGCGGGGACGATCTCCCGCCCTGGATGGAGTAA